The following coding sequences are from one Triplophysa dalaica isolate WHDGS20190420 chromosome 12, ASM1584641v1, whole genome shotgun sequence window:
- the LOC130432864 gene encoding dendritic cell-specific transmembrane protein isoform X2 — translation MKMRTKIYQLISSLRQIWSSVYGLYTSNTTKSWKEKLLLALTCITTSLILSSLLFLILHNSFKCLPEVSLSITCGFCVSLTPAMYFSERARCFGALLLISMGLKQVKSLLLTFGTSLVIFFNVQNTLRNTRLLAKGLLCNLEEKMLYIDTEPLGNYIKMLKWVGKQLKKYFVNLDLGDFYVDLKLKPKVHSENFKNQLANTERTLNETARSVLALTDAISSAGKFVSPTLGLFLLIILTALYLRRFHVDKKYNNIYITKNFIRFDEKQREKGKPSVLPFNKSESRRYVITPSLGLTAQRWKAMLKFSIPVFTHCLTWLVFIGLDSMIYWLIVVISKRLGDLEPLHVPVGIKLQEATLFLGLPVDTSAKTENFSYTVSLFEKKCLPEPELWLYRSLVPLSVILVSLVLLSLLSSQLTQLRVLLSEQFFSDVAEKRAAYLHAKILRKRHKHEAEELHGGLKTLAMQPSFWCPLLFHKHRKDTDPV, via the exons ATGAAGATGCGAACGAAAATATATCAGTTGATATCAAGTCTACGGCAGATCTGGTCAAGTGTGTATGGGCTCTACACAAGCAACACCACTAAGAGCTGGAAGGAAAAACTTCTCCTGGCTTTAACCTGCATCACCACCAGCCTCATTCTGAGCAGTTTACTCTTCCTCATCCTCCACAATTCCTTCAAATGTCTCCCTGAAGTCTCACTTTCCATCACCTGTGGCTTTTGTGTAAGTTTAACTCCAGCCATGTATTTCTCAGAAAGAGCCCGCTGTTTTGGAGCCCTGCTTTTGATCTCCATGGGTTTGAAACAAGTGAAGTCTCTTCTTTTGACATTCGGAACCAGCTTGGTTATTTTCTTCAACGTCCAGAACACGTTACGCAACACGAGATTGCTAGCGAAAGGCCTGCTCTGCAACTTGGAGGAAAAAATGTTGTATATTGACACAGAGCCACTTggaaattacataaaaatgctGAAGTGGGTTGGAAAGCAACTTAAAAAGTACTTTGTAAATCTTGATCTAGGGGACTTCTATGTAGATTTAAAACTTAAGCCAAAGGTTCACTCGGAGAACTTTAAAAATCAACTGGCCAATACTGAACGGACCCTAAACGAGACCGCACGGAGCGTGCTTGCGCTGACCGACGCCATATCATCCGCAGGAAAGTTTGTGTCACCGACGTTAGGTCTTTTCCTCCTGATAATTCTCACCGCTCTGTACCTAAGGCGATTCCATGTtgacaaaaaatacaacaacatatATATCACAAAAAACTTTATTCGGTTTGATGAAAAGCAAAGGGAGAAAGGGAAGCCTAGTGTCCTGCCGTTCAACAAAAGCGAATCGAGACGTTACGTCATAACGCCGTCCCTTGGTCTGACAGCCCAGCGGTGGAAAGCCATGCTCAAATTCAGTATTCCCGTATTCACCCACTGTCTCACCTGGCTGGTGTTTATCGGTCTGGACAGCATGATTTACTGGCTTATTGTGGTTATAAGCAAGCGTCTTGGGGATCTGGAGCCACTTCATGTTCCTGTGGGCATAAAACTTCAG GAGGCAACTTTATTTTTAGGTTTACCAGTTGATACAAGtgcaaaaacagaaaacttttccTACACGGTGTCTCTGTTCGAGAAGAAGTGTTTGCCTGAACCTGAACTGTGGCTCTACAGATCTTTGGTTCCACTGTCTGTCATACTGGTATCGCTGGTTCTTCTGAGCCTGCTGTCGTCACAACTCACGCAGCTCAGAGTTCTGCTGTCTGAGCAGTTTTTCTCAGATGTTGCAGAGAAGCGTGCTGCCTATCTGCATGCCAAGATCTTAAGAAAGCGTCACAAACATGAAGCTGAAGAGCTGCACGGAGGGCTGAAGACTTTAGCCATGCAG CCCAGTTTTTGGTGCCCTCTACTCTTCCATAAACACAGAAAAGACACAGatcctgtttaa
- the LOC130432864 gene encoding dendritic cell-specific transmembrane protein isoform X1, whose translation MLGNKTTSSCFTYYVCCQTGTQRIRTADKHKVNKVMKMRTKIYQLISSLRQIWSSVYGLYTSNTTKSWKEKLLLALTCITTSLILSSLLFLILHNSFKCLPEVSLSITCGFCVSLTPAMYFSERARCFGALLLISMGLKQVKSLLLTFGTSLVIFFNVQNTLRNTRLLAKGLLCNLEEKMLYIDTEPLGNYIKMLKWVGKQLKKYFVNLDLGDFYVDLKLKPKVHSENFKNQLANTERTLNETARSVLALTDAISSAGKFVSPTLGLFLLIILTALYLRRFHVDKKYNNIYITKNFIRFDEKQREKGKPSVLPFNKSESRRYVITPSLGLTAQRWKAMLKFSIPVFTHCLTWLVFIGLDSMIYWLIVVISKRLGDLEPLHVPVGIKLQEATLFLGLPVDTSAKTENFSYTVSLFEKKCLPEPELWLYRSLVPLSVILVSLVLLSLLSSQLTQLRVLLSEQFFSDVAEKRAAYLHAKILRKRHKHEAEELHGGLKTLAMQPSFWCPLLFHKHRKDTDPV comes from the exons ATGCTGGGGAATAAAACGACTTCCTCTTGCTTCACTTATTATGTGTGCTGTCAAACAGGCACACAACGCATTCGGACAGCTGACAAACACAAG GTAAACAAAGTCATGAAGATGCGAACGAAAATATATCAGTTGATATCAAGTCTACGGCAGATCTGGTCAAGTGTGTATGGGCTCTACACAAGCAACACCACTAAGAGCTGGAAGGAAAAACTTCTCCTGGCTTTAACCTGCATCACCACCAGCCTCATTCTGAGCAGTTTACTCTTCCTCATCCTCCACAATTCCTTCAAATGTCTCCCTGAAGTCTCACTTTCCATCACCTGTGGCTTTTGTGTAAGTTTAACTCCAGCCATGTATTTCTCAGAAAGAGCCCGCTGTTTTGGAGCCCTGCTTTTGATCTCCATGGGTTTGAAACAAGTGAAGTCTCTTCTTTTGACATTCGGAACCAGCTTGGTTATTTTCTTCAACGTCCAGAACACGTTACGCAACACGAGATTGCTAGCGAAAGGCCTGCTCTGCAACTTGGAGGAAAAAATGTTGTATATTGACACAGAGCCACTTggaaattacataaaaatgctGAAGTGGGTTGGAAAGCAACTTAAAAAGTACTTTGTAAATCTTGATCTAGGGGACTTCTATGTAGATTTAAAACTTAAGCCAAAGGTTCACTCGGAGAACTTTAAAAATCAACTGGCCAATACTGAACGGACCCTAAACGAGACCGCACGGAGCGTGCTTGCGCTGACCGACGCCATATCATCCGCAGGAAAGTTTGTGTCACCGACGTTAGGTCTTTTCCTCCTGATAATTCTCACCGCTCTGTACCTAAGGCGATTCCATGTtgacaaaaaatacaacaacatatATATCACAAAAAACTTTATTCGGTTTGATGAAAAGCAAAGGGAGAAAGGGAAGCCTAGTGTCCTGCCGTTCAACAAAAGCGAATCGAGACGTTACGTCATAACGCCGTCCCTTGGTCTGACAGCCCAGCGGTGGAAAGCCATGCTCAAATTCAGTATTCCCGTATTCACCCACTGTCTCACCTGGCTGGTGTTTATCGGTCTGGACAGCATGATTTACTGGCTTATTGTGGTTATAAGCAAGCGTCTTGGGGATCTGGAGCCACTTCATGTTCCTGTGGGCATAAAACTTCAG GAGGCAACTTTATTTTTAGGTTTACCAGTTGATACAAGtgcaaaaacagaaaacttttccTACACGGTGTCTCTGTTCGAGAAGAAGTGTTTGCCTGAACCTGAACTGTGGCTCTACAGATCTTTGGTTCCACTGTCTGTCATACTGGTATCGCTGGTTCTTCTGAGCCTGCTGTCGTCACAACTCACGCAGCTCAGAGTTCTGCTGTCTGAGCAGTTTTTCTCAGATGTTGCAGAGAAGCGTGCTGCCTATCTGCATGCCAAGATCTTAAGAAAGCGTCACAAACATGAAGCTGAAGAGCTGCACGGAGGGCTGAAGACTTTAGCCATGCAG CCCAGTTTTTGGTGCCCTCTACTCTTCCATAAACACAGAAAAGACACAGatcctgtttaa